A genomic window from Anticarsia gemmatalis isolate Benzon Research Colony breed Stoneville strain chromosome 24, ilAntGemm2 primary, whole genome shotgun sequence includes:
- the LOC142983576 gene encoding cytochrome P450 4V2-like, which translates to MLIALLCVLLCACVLLLRMRTSRAYAHKLPPAYYKSLPIIGITHLFLTDSAKFWSLVKSICEDTIRKGGVTSTSIAGDNYYFVTDPEDAMTVANTCLEKHHLYKFGEDAFGQSLFTASVPIWKRHRKLLSSAFSLPIIQGYLETFNRQAEKLVSQMDQFADQKPFPATAFIHNISLETSCRTAIGTTEGQNEEFFQNYLRTLRDVINLVTERIQNFWLLSDTIYKLSGRKKRQDDLVDLLHEMLDGIVKTTATVQDKQNNNLTKRTGFTSFLEALLELRENNLFTDKELREELDVTIAAAFEPTALTLEAALVLLGSYPAVQDRLFQEIMQHIGPDRDVTREDLSKLVYTEAVIKESLRIIPVAPLAPRSIDKDVELKNYTIPAGSQCVLMMYGIHRDPVWGPDADQFRPERWLEPDTLPDTAKAFAGFSIGRRSCVGKIYAMTSLKVSLVHLVRKYHVMGDHNKLQFKLDVTLKPVKGHEISLIRRNKDHL; encoded by the exons ATGTTGATAGCGTTGTTGTGTGTGTTGTTGTGCGCATGCGTGTTGTTGCTACGCATGCGTACGTCACGTGCGTATGCGCACAAACTACCTCCCGCTTACTACAAATCATTACCTATTATCGGAATCACACATTTGTTCCTTACTGATTCCgcaa AATTTTGGAGCCTGGTGAAATCCATTTGTGAAGACACTATTAGAAAAGGTGGTGTGACCTCCACAAGCATAGCAGgtgacaattattatt TTGTCACAGACCCCGAAGATGCCATGACAGTGGCCAACACGTGTTTAGAGAAGCATCACTTGTACAAGTTTGGCGAAGATGCTTTCGGACAGAGTCTCTTTACAGCATCAG TTCCAATATGGAAGCGTCACAGAAAACTTCTGAGTTCAGCGTTCAGTTTGCCCATCATCCAAGGATACTTGGAGACCTTCAACAGACAAGCGGAAAAGCTTGTCAGTCAGATGGACCAGTTTGCTGATCAGAAACCGTTTCCAGCTACTgcatttatacataatatatctttgGAGACCTCGTGCC GAACTGCAATCGGGACGACTGAGGGACAAAACGAAGAATTCTTTCAAAACTACTTGAGAACGCTCCGTGATGTCATCAATTTGGTGACAGAGAGAATACAAAACTTCTGGTTGCTGAGTGATACGATCTACAAACTATCTGGTAGAAAGAAGAGGCAGGATGATTTAGTGGACTTATTGCATGAAATGCTAGATGGA ATTGTGAAGACAACGGCTACAGTAcaagacaaacaaaataataatttaacaaaacggACAGGTTTCACTTCTTTCTTAGAAGCGCTCTTAGAACTGAGAGAGAACAACTTATTTACTGATAAAGAATTGAGGGAAGAATTGGATGTGACTATTGCAGCGGCCTTCGAACCCACGGCACTGACGCTTGAAGCTGCTTTGGTGCTGCTTGGGTCATATCCTGCAGTCCAGGATCGACTGTTTCAGGA AATAATGCAACATATTGGTCCAGACAGAGATGTGACAAGGGAAGATTTATCTAAATTAGTGTACACAGAAGCAGTGATAAAAGAAAGCCTCAGAATAATACCCGTAGCACCACTTGCACCTAGATCTATTGACAAAGATGTTGAATTGA aaaattatacaaTACCAGCTGGTAGTCAGTGTGTGCTGATGATGTACGGCATCCATCGAGATCCTGTTTGGGGTCCAGACGCTGATCAGTTCAGACCGGAGCGATGGCTGGAGCCTGACACTCTACCAGACACTGCTAAGGCGTTCGCTGGCTTCAGCATCGGGAGACGGTCTTGCGTtg GTAAAATATACGCGATGACGTCACTGAAGGTGTCGCTGGTACACTTAGTACGGAAGTATCACGTGATGGGTGATCATAACAAACTGCAGTTCAAGCTGGATGTCACATTGAAGCCCGTGAAAGGACACGAGATCAGTCTCATACGAAGAAATAAGGACCATCTTTAG
- the LOC142983407 gene encoding cytochrome P450 4V2-like: MLTELLCVLLCACVLLALRMRASRAHAHKPPPAYKRSLPIIGITHLVMADNSIVTDPEDALTIANTCIEKPHFYKFGEFALGQGLVTSSGSKWKRHRKLLNPAFTSSIIHGFLETFNRQAEKLTTELAEFAGKGPFEATWYIHNISLQTSCLNTFGTTIFHDEEFFKQFLKTVEQAMNVVVQRFINVWQHSDLLYKLSGLKKKQDELANTLTEMTNRVIQNTAAALKEQHNYRNIVEHKTGAASFLEIMLPLRDNNSLSDQEFKEELDTTVVASFETTAQLFEAILILIGSHPKVQERLYEEIIDIVGQERDVDKEDLRKLVYTEAVINECLRFQPTVPILPRCVSQDVKLKNYTICAGSQCGILANGFHRDPVWGPDADQFRPERWLEPDTLPNIATAFIGFSLGKRSCIGKIYAMTSLKVSLVHLVRKYHVMGDHNKLQFTLDVTLKPVKGHEISLQRRTQDLPSEK; encoded by the exons ATGTTGACAGAGTTGTTGTGTGTGTTGTTGTGCGCATGCGTGTTGTTGGCGCTGCGCATGCGCGCGTCACGTGCTCATGCGCACAAACCACCTCCTGCCTACAAGAGGTCATTGCCTATCATCGGAATAACACATTTAGTAATGGCAGACAACTCAA TTGTCACAGATCCTGAGGACGCTTTAACCATAGCTAACACTTGTATAGAAAAACCTCACTTTTATAAATTCGGAGAGTTCGCTTTAGGACAAGGTTTAGTTACCTCTTCTG GTTCGAAGTGGAAGCGTCACCGAAAGTTATTGAATCCGGCATTTACTTCTTCCATCATCCATGGGTTCCTGGAGACCTTCAACAGACAAGCCGAGAAGTTAACTACTGAGCTAGCTGAATTTGCTGGTAAAGGGCCGTTTGAAGCAACGTGGTATATCCATAATATATCTCTACAAACTTCATGTT TGAATACATTTGGAACAACAATCTTCCACGACGaagaattttttaaacagttcttgaaaacCGTCGAACAAGCAATGAATGTGGTAGTACAACGATTCATTAATGTTTGGCAACACAGTGATTTGTTATATAAACTGAGTGGATTGAAAAAGAAACAGGATGAATTGGCGAATACGCTTACAGAAATGACGAACAGA GTTATTCAGAATACAGCAGCAGCATTAAAAGAGCAACACAACTATAGAAATATAGTTGAACATAAAACAG GTGCAGCATCTTTCTTAGAAATAATGTTACCTCTTCGAGACAATAACTCTCTGTCTGATCAAGAATTCAAAGAAGAATTAGACACTACTGTTGTTGCCAGTTTTGAAACAACTGCTCAACTATTTGAagctattttgatattaattggATCACATCCAAAAGTTCAGGAACGTTTATACGAAGA GATAATAGATATTGTGGGACAAGAAAGAGATGTAGATAAAGAAGATCTACGAAAGTTGGTGTATACAGAAGCTGTGATAAACGAATGTCTTCGATTTCAACCGACAGTACCAATACTGCCGAGATGCGTTAGTCAAGATGTTAAATTGA aaaattatacaatttgcGCCGGTAGTCAATGTGGCATACTTGCGAACGGTTTTCACCGAGATCCTGTTTGGGGTCCAGACGCTGATCAGTTCAGACCGGAGCGATGGCTGGAGCCTGACACACTTCCTAACATAGCAACGGCTTTTATTGGCTTTAGCCTTGGAAAGAGATCTTGTATAG GTAAAATATACGCGATGACGTCACTGAAGGTGTCGCTGGTACACTTAGTACGGAAGTATCACGTGATGGGTGATCATAACAAACTGCAGTTCACGCTTGATGTCACATTGAAGCCCGTGAAAGGACACGAGATCAGTTTACAACGACGTACACAAGACTTACCTTCTGAAAAATAA